The Xanthomonas indica sequence GTCGGCTATACTCCGCGGCCGCGCCGAAGTGGCGGAATCGGTAGACGCAGCGGACTCAAAATCCGCCGCCCTTAAAAGCGTGTGGGTTCGAGTCCCACCTTCGGCACCAGGACTGACGGCAGCTTCGGCTGCCGTTTGTTTTTTGCGCACCGCTGAGTGCGTCGATGGCGATCACAGGTAAACGCTTCATCTTCCTGTGGCCGTTTGTCTAGGCGGCGGCAGTGACGGTCCCGCTATACTTTCCGTTCCCAAACCTTAACGAGCAAGCGATGTCGGCATTGCGGGGCCTGCGTATCCTGGTGGTCGAGAACGACGAAATGAACGCCACGCTGCTGGAGCTGCAGCTTGCCCAGGCGGGTGCCGAGGTGGTCGGTGTCGCCGCCTCCGTGCAGCAGGCCCTTGAGTTGATCGACAGCGAACGCCCGGACCGGGCCGTGCTCGACTTCCGCCTTTCCGCTGGCGAGACCAGCGAGCCGGTGGCGCGGGCGCTGAGCGAACGCGGCACCCCCTTCGTGCTCGCCACCGGCGTCGCCGCCGACGCCCTGCCCACCGGCTTCGCCGCCGGCGTGGTGCTGACCAAGCCCTATCTGTCCGAACAGCTGATCAAGGCCTTGCAGGACGCTCACGCCAAGACGACCGCACGCCCCTGAGAATCCCTGGTCGTAAGCCCGCCGCCTGGCGGGGACGATTTCGAGGGACTCCACCATCAACGCCCAGGACTGTTCGCCGCCCCCTGTCCGGTTTCCCGCCGGCAGCGCCACGGGAGCCTTGCTGCGCGCCATCGATTGGCATGAGCACGAACTGGGACCGATGGAGCAGTGGCCGAAGAGCCTGCTCACCGCGCTGTCGATCTGCCTGAACTCGCGGTTCCCGATGGCGGTGCGCTGGGGCGAGCGCCAGTTCAACCTCTACAACGACGCCTACGTGCCGATCCTGGGCCTGCGCCACCCGCAGGGTTTCGCGCGGCCGATGGAAGAGGTGTGGCCGGACGTATGGCCGGAGGTGCGGACACAGGCCGACCAGGTCATGGCCAGCGGCGAATCGACCTGGAACGAACATATCCCGTTGACGATGATGCGCAACGGCTACAGCGAGCAGGTGTACTTCACCTTCTCCTACAGCCCGCTGTTCGACGACGACGGCCACATCGCCGGCGTGCTGTGCGTGTGCACCGAAGACACCGCGCGGATCACGCTGGCCCGCGAACGCGATGCCCTGCTCAAGGCGCTGGACGCGCAACGCGCGCAGATGGCCGATGCCTTCGAGCAGTCGCCGGCGGCGCTGGCGATCCTGCGCGGCCCGGACTACGTGATCGAGACCGTCAACCGGCGCTACCAGCAGTTGGTCGGACCACGCGAGGTGGTCGGTCGTCCGCTGACCGAAGCCATTCCCGAAATCCAGGAGCAGGGCATCATCGGCCTGCTCGACAACGTCCGCAGCAGCGGCCAGCCGTTCATCGACGAGTCGATGACCTTCCAGCTCTGCCGCACGACGCACGAAGCGACCTCGGAAACCACGCTGGAATGCGTGTATCAGCCGATGCACGATGCCGAGGGCAAGGTCAGTGGGATCCTGGTGCACGGCATCGACCGCACCGAGCAGGCGCGCGCGCAAGCGCACGACAGCTTCCTGCTGATGCTCGAAGACGCGCTGCAGAACCTGCACAGCGCCGAAGCGATCTGCGAGACCGGGGCCGCCATGCTCGGCCAGCACCTGGGCGCCAGCCGCTGCGCCTACGCGATCGTCGAGGCCGACGAGGATGCCTTCGACGTGCGCGCCGATTACGTCGATGGCGCCACCCACCTGACCGGGCGTTCGCGCTTCAGCGACTTCGGCAGCGACCTGCTGGACTGCATGCGCGAGAACCGGCCATGGGTGGTGCAGGACACCGAGACCCACCGGCCGCCGATGCGGACGGACGATCCCAACTACCGACGCCTGGGCATGCGCGCGGTGCTTACCGCGCCGCTGCACAAGGCCGGCCGGCTGGTTGCGGCGATCGGCGTGCACCAGACCCAGCCGCGGGTGTGGATGTCGGCGGAGATCGAGCTGGTACGGTTGGTGGCCGCACGCTGCTGGGAATCGATGGAACGCGCGGGCGCGCAACGCGAACTGGCCAGCAGTGCCGCGCGGCTGAGCGAAC is a genomic window containing:
- a CDS encoding response regulator; translated protein: MSALRGLRILVVENDEMNATLLELQLAQAGAEVVGVAASVQQALELIDSERPDRAVLDFRLSAGETSEPVARALSERGTPFVLATGVAADALPTGFAAGVVLTKPYLSEQLIKALQDAHAKTTARP